The genomic region ATGCCCATTGACAAGCTAGAGCTATTCATTGGTAATCTAGGAGAGCCCGTAGCTGCTATCGGTCTTGGAAGTATACGTGCCGACGAGGCCACCATATTGCTCGTGATCGGGCCTTTCGAGAAGACAATCAGGGTCAACGCCTTATTGAGGCTCGTCAACACTCGTGGCAGAATGGCTCAGAAGATATTCTACGAGAACAAGGCCGTCCGTGTAGACATGGATCTCTCCCATGTGCTTCGCTTCGAAGTACTCAACGCGAGCGGCAAAGACACTGTAGACGTAGAGATACCGAGGACGAAGGACCATCTCTACGCACTGGTAACGGTCCCTAAGTGCAGAGAGCTAGTGATAAGGCTTAGGTCGGACAAAGGTGACTGGCTCGTAAAATCCATACTTAGAGGGGAGACAGGTGACTGGAACCTCGTCTCCTTAGCCCTGCGCACGGATAAGCACAGTTTTGACGAGCTCTCTGCTACTTGTAAGGGCTCAGAGATAAGGGTTGAAGTAATGCGCTCAGTGTGGGCCAAGCTGCGCGTAGTATATGTTGACGGCAAGTACGAGGATTATAGAGTAGAGGTGCTTCCAGCCGGCTATACTATTGCACAGACATTCCCGCTGCCATAGCCTCCGGCCCTTGCTCAATTCCCCTTGCTGCGCGGGGAGGAACCATAACCAGCGCGGAGACAATAGTCTAAATAGTCCTCGTAGTTGTTGTGGTGAGAACTGAGGGTAAGGGAGACTTGACCCAGGAGTACCGTGTTCCGAGAGCGTTCCCGGTCACAGTGGTCGGTAGCTACCCGAAGATGCCGGAAGCCGAGGAGGCTATCAAGCTTCGGAGAAAGGGTGTTATCAGCGAAGAGGAGTTCCATGAGCGCGTGAAGCCCGCCATAAAGAAGGTTATTGAGGACTACTTGTGGGCTGGCGTCGATATTCTCAGCGATGGCGAGCAGAGCCGCGAAGATATGGTCGTCTATTTCGCTGAAAGGCTTGGAGGCTACCGCATAGGCGACTGGGTAAGGATATTCGATAACGTGTACTTCCGTAAACCAGTGGTCTACGCCAAGGTCGAGTACAAGGGCCCCATGGCGGTCATGGACTGGGAGTACGCGCAGAGTATCTCCCAGGGCAGACCCGTCAAGGCAATCATCACCGGCCCCTACACTATGGTTGACTGGAGCTTCGACACATACTACGGCGATCGTCGCGAACTCGTACTCGAAATGGCGAAGGTGCTCCGCAACGAGATAGAGGAGTTCGTGAAGCGAGGCGCCAAGTACGTACAGGTTGATGAGCCCGCCCTGCCAGCCAGGCCGCGCAAAGAGGAGGCAGAGCTAGTGAAGGAAGCACTAGAGATAATGCTCAAGGGGATCGATGCGAAGAAGATAGTACACATATGCTTCGGCCGAATAGAGAAGCTCATACCATACTTCCTCGAATTCCCCGTAGACCAGATAGACCTCGAGTTCAAGAACTCCGAGTTCAAGCTACTACCATACCTCAAGGAGTACGGGTTCAACAAGGAACTAGGCTACGGAGTCGTTGACGTGCACAGCCTCCGGGTAGAGACCCCCGAGGAGATAATAGAGGCCGTAGAGAGGCTCATGAAGCTAGACATACTAGGCCCAGAGAAAATCTACCTAGACCCAGACTGTGGGCTGAAAAGACTGCCGAGAGAAATAGCTAGACAGAAGCTGCGCTCAATAGCAATAGCGGCAAAGCAGCTTAGAAAACAATATGGCTACGAAGAGTAACCCCTTCCCCGTATCTCATGCCTTTTTCGACCCCCTTGCAGCACGTCAATAACCTCGCTAACTGGTTCTACCCGCTACATGTCTCCTAGCATAGCGAGCATAGTCGTGAATAGATAGACGCTGTAGAGGATGCTAGAGGGCTTGTAGGGATTGTATAAAAAGCTTTTAGAGAAAACTGGGGGCGATTATAGTCCTCCTTGCTCCTAAAGGTCTCCCTGTACTTTGAGTGTGCGTATGATTTCTTCCCAGTTGGTCTCTATCTCTTTCTGTATCATCTTGATGTCTTCTGGTTTTAGGTGGCGGAATCTTCCCTGTAGCTTGAGGTACTCTTCTATTGGTTTTCTCTTCGATGGGTCTATGAGCCTGTTGCTTGGCGGGTTTAGCCTTAGCCTGCCGTTCTCGTACTCGTAGAGTATCCACGCCCCTGTCTCGACTGCTAGCTGGGCTATCTTGGCGGTTAGGGAGGGGTCGAATCTCCAGCCTACCGGGCAGGGGGCGTGGAGGTGTATGTACTTGAAGCCCCTTATGCTTGCAGCCTTCTTGAGCTTTGCTATGAAGTCCCAGGGGTAGCCAACGCTCGCTGTCGCTACGTAGGGTACGCGGTGCGCAGCCACTATCTGTGGCATTGGTTTCTTGAACTGCCTCTTACCGGTGTGCGTGGTGGTTGTCCAGGCGCCGTAGGGTGTTAGGCCGCTTCTCTGTATACCGGTGTTCATGTAGGCCTCGTTGTCAACACATATGTATATGATGTCTTCTCCTCTCTCAGCTGCTGCGCTTAGGGCTTGGAAGCCTATGTCTGCCGTGCCTCCATCGCCGGCCCACACTACTACTTGTGCATCTACGCCTCTTCTCTTCAGGGCTCTTGCTAGCCCGCTCGCAGCTGATGCGCTCGCGGCGAAGACTATGTTGAGTATGGGTAGCCCGAATCCCTGCTTAGGCCATAGTCCCTGGATTACGGAGCTACAGCCTGCTGGTATGACTACCACTGCTTTATCGCCGAGAGCCATTCCGAGGTACTTGAACCCCATTGACTCTGGGCATCCGGGGCACGCAGCGTTGCCCGGCATTACGTACTTCTTCTTGGGGAGCTGCTTGATGTTTATAGCCAAGAGGGTTTCACCTCACACATGCATAATCCTTAGTCTAGTTTTACGCCGCTCGAGGGATATGTGGGGAAAATCTTGCCTAGGTGGTACCACATTACTGGTATGTAGACTCTTCCGTTCTCCTCGATGAGCTGTATAGCCTTCTCGGCGAACAATGCTACATCGTCGTGCGATATGTCTACGCCTCCGATGCCAGCCGGTACACCGACCATGCTCGGCTTTCCTTCCAGAGCGCTGCTTATCTCTAGGAATAGTGGTCCTGCGTGGCCTGTTGAAAGGCTCCTATCCATCACTATTACGCCCTTCTTGCCCATGGCTATTTCTCTTAGGTCGTGCCAGGGGAAGGGCCTTATCCAGCGTAGCCTTGCCACGCCTACGCGGTAACCCTTCTCGCGTAGCTTGTCTGCAGCGATCTTTGCATCGCCCATCCACGACCCTATGCCTGCTATCAGGTAGTCTGCGTCGCTGCACCGATAGCAGTCTATCATGTTGCTGTAGTCCCTGCCGAAGTACTTGCCATATTCTGCGCCAACCTCCTTGATCACTTTGACGGCGTTCTCCATGCTCTGCTGCATATCCATTCTCAGCTCCTCGAAGAACTCGTCGGGCACCAGGTTACCCATGGCCTTGGGCTCTCCGGGCTCCATCACGTATGGCTGTCGGCGCGGCGGCAGGAACTCATCAACGGTCTCCTGGTCGGGCAGTTCTACTGGCTCGACTGTGTGGCTCAGTATGAAGCCGTCAAGCCCAACAATGCCGGGCAGGTAGACCCTTGGGTCCTCCGTTATGCGGAACATCAGCAGGGTTAAGTCGAAGGCCTCCTGGTTGTTCTCAGCCATTGATACTAGCCAGCCAGTGTCGCGCGTCATTAATATGTCTTCGTGGCTTACATGGATATTCCACGGCGGGCCTATCGCCCTAGTAACCACGGCCATTACTACGGGTATCCTGCTGCCAGCCGTCCACCAGAGCATCTCGTACATGTATGCGAGGCCGTGGCTACTAGTAGCGGTGAATGCCCTCACGCCACCGCTTGCCGCGCCATACGTTGCTGCTAGGGCGCTGTGCTCGCTCTCAACGTGTATCATCTCTGCATCCATTTCTCCCTTCGATATTAGCTCGTCAATCTTCTCGACGATTATCGTCTGCGGCGTGATTGGGTAGGCAGCAACAATCTCTACTCGTGCATACTTTGTCGCGTATGCTACTGCCTCATTACCTCTCATAGCTACGAGCTTCGGCACCGAGGCCTCACCCCTCACTCTCCTCTTGCTCTATGAACTTCGACTCATCAACCATTTCTATAGCCTTGACGGGGCAAACTGCTGCACATATGCCGCAGCCCTTGCAGTAATCATAATCTATTACCGGGATGTCCTGGCCCCTAGGCCCCTTCTTCGGAACCATCTCTATCACGTTCTCCGGGCAGTAGAGCCAACAGAGGTAGCAGCCAGTACACTTGTCGTAGTTAACAACTGGTCTCTCAGTTCTCCAGTAGCCCGTCCTACCCATAGAGCCTGGAGCAGCCATTGATAAGGGAAGCTTGTGCCCACCCGGGTCTATACGGGCTACAATACCCTTCTTGGACTCGGACATAGAGTTACACCTCAACGATCAACTAGGACGTGGAAAAGAGCCGTGATAAGCGAGGCTTGTCACGCATGTGCCTTCACGGGTTCAAGGACAGCCTTCTTTACCTCCTCGTAGGCCCTTCTAGCAGACTCAGCGTTTGCCTCTGCCACGCGGGGCCTACCGCTCCAATACTCCTTGATCGCCTTGACAATGCTGTCTATTGATACCAGGCCCGTTACCCTGGCAAGTGCCCCAAGCATAGCCGTGTTCACTACTGGCCAGCCAGCAACGACCAGGCCGAGCTCCTTAGCTATCCTAGTCGCGTCGACTATGTAGAGTTCTGCCTGGAATCCTCTAAGACTTATAGGGCGCGGGAGATTCGCGATAATCTTTACGCCAGGCTTTGCGCCCGCCAGTACCCTATCTCGCTCAACATGCATCAAGCCGGGATCAAGGACGACGAGAACATCTGGGCGACGCACACCACTATGGATAGGTACTGGCCTTGGAGCAACCCTCGCGAAAGCCAGTACGTGTGCGCCCCTACGCTCAGCACCGAAGCTCGGGATAGCCTGGCCCCACTTCCCCTCGAAGAGGGCAGCCTGTACGAGTATAGTAGCGGCGGTTACTGCGCCCTGGCCGCCACGGCCGTGGAAGCGCAGCTCAGTGGTCTCTTGGAGCCCGCGGAGATGCAGAAGCTCGCTAGAAGAGCCGTGCGACATTACAAGGACAGCCTCCACTATATTTATCGGGTTTTGTCTCCTTATTAACTTGGTTTCGCTGAAGCAGCCCAGCACTCTCAAAATAAGTTTTTGGGTTAAGCGGGGGACTCTTTCCGCCGAGACCAATATTGATTAGGGGGCTAGCAGGACACAGTATGCTCCATAGCAGCGTGTTGGCTGGGAGAACGAGCTGTGCTACGAGAACACGGCGTAGTCCTCAAGCGGTGTAGAGGCTGCCTGCGCGTCGCCTTGCTCTACCCTGCTGTCTATGAGGCTGCTGTTGCTAGCCTTGCCTATCAGAACCTCTACTACATGCTCAATAGCCTAGAGTACGTCTATGCTGAGCGATTCGTCGCCTCGAAGATGGCTGGGGAAGAGCCTCTTCCGAGGAGCTTGGAGACGGGCTCAGCGCTGAGGGACTTCGACGTAGTGCTTGTCCCGGTGAGCTACGAGCTAGACTACGTCACGTTGGCGCGTATGCTCCTGGCGGCGGGCATTGAGCCTCTGGCCGAGAAGAGACGGGGAGAAGGACCACTGCTGGTTCTTGGAGGCCCTGTTCCGAGCACTAATCCGCTGCCAGCCCTAGGTCTAGGAGACGTTGTGCTGGTGGGCGAGGCCGAGGGCCTTGTGGAAAAAATCGCGGAGAAGGTCTACGAGGAGGGCAGTAGAGGGGTCGAGGCCCTAGCGTGTACTAGTGGCGTGCTTGTAAAGGAGTGTACAAGCCCCGTTAGGAAGCACTATGTCGCTGACCTTGACTCGGCGTTCCACAGTACCATGCAGTTCCGTGTACCGGGTAGCGGGCAGCCATGGGGGGAAGCATACATGGTTGA from Pyrofollis japonicus harbors:
- a CDS encoding methionine synthase; its protein translation is MTQEYRVPRAFPVTVVGSYPKMPEAEEAIKLRRKGVISEEEFHERVKPAIKKVIEDYLWAGVDILSDGEQSREDMVVYFAERLGGYRIGDWVRIFDNVYFRKPVVYAKVEYKGPMAVMDWEYAQSISQGRPVKAIITGPYTMVDWSFDTYYGDRRELVLEMAKVLRNEIEEFVKRGAKYVQVDEPALPARPRKEEAELVKEALEIMLKGIDAKKIVHICFGRIEKLIPYFLEFPVDQIDLEFKNSEFKLLPYLKEYGFNKELGYGVVDVHSLRVETPEEIIEAVERLMKLDILGPEKIYLDPDCGLKRLPREIARQKLRSIAIAAKQLRKQYGYEE
- the porB gene encoding pyruvate synthase subunit PorB gives rise to the protein MAINIKQLPKKKYVMPGNAACPGCPESMGFKYLGMALGDKAVVVIPAGCSSVIQGLWPKQGFGLPILNIVFAASASAASGLARALKRRGVDAQVVVWAGDGGTADIGFQALSAAAERGEDIIYICVDNEAYMNTGIQRSGLTPYGAWTTTTHTGKRQFKKPMPQIVAAHRVPYVATASVGYPWDFIAKLKKAASIRGFKYIHLHAPCPVGWRFDPSLTAKIAQLAVETGAWILYEYENGRLRLNPPSNRLIDPSKRKPIEEYLKLQGRFRHLKPEDIKMIQKEIETNWEEIIRTLKVQGDL
- a CDS encoding transketolase C-terminal domain-containing protein; translation: MPKLVAMRGNEAVAYATKYARVEIVAAYPITPQTIIVEKIDELISKGEMDAEMIHVESEHSALAATYGAASGGVRAFTATSSHGLAYMYEMLWWTAGSRIPVVMAVVTRAIGPPWNIHVSHEDILMTRDTGWLVSMAENNQEAFDLTLLMFRITEDPRVYLPGIVGLDGFILSHTVEPVELPDQETVDEFLPPRRQPYVMEPGEPKAMGNLVPDEFFEELRMDMQQSMENAVKVIKEVGAEYGKYFGRDYSNMIDCYRCSDADYLIAGIGSWMGDAKIAADKLREKGYRVGVARLRWIRPFPWHDLREIAMGKKGVIVMDRSLSTGHAGPLFLEISSALEGKPSMVGVPAGIGGVDISHDDVALFAEKAIQLIEENGRVYIPVMWYHLGKIFPTYPSSGVKLD
- a CDS encoding 4Fe-4S binding protein, which codes for MSESKKGIVARIDPGGHKLPLSMAAPGSMGRTGYWRTERPVVNYDKCTGCYLCWLYCPENVIEMVPKKGPRGQDIPVIDYDYCKGCGICAAVCPVKAIEMVDESKFIEQEESEG
- a CDS encoding 2-oxoacid:acceptor oxidoreductase family protein — translated: MSHGSSSELLHLRGLQETTELRFHGRGGQGAVTAATILVQAALFEGKWGQAIPSFGAERRGAHVLAFARVAPRPVPIHSGVRRPDVLVVLDPGLMHVERDRVLAGAKPGVKIIANLPRPISLRGFQAELYIVDATRIAKELGLVVAGWPVVNTAMLGALARVTGLVSIDSIVKAIKEYWSGRPRVAEANAESARRAYEEVKKAVLEPVKAHA